TTGGTGGATCCGGTCACCGGGCTGAAAATCAGCTCGGCCCGGCCGGCCAGCCCCTCACTCAGTCGGCTCTCATCCAACAGGTCCAGGGGCCGGGCCAGCCGATAGCCCTTGCCACGAACCGACTCCACGTCCAGACCCAGCTCCGCCAGGCGTTGTATCCGTTTCCAGATGGCGGCCCGGGAAATGCCAAGCACCTCGCCGAGATCCGCCCCGGAATGGAAACGCCCGTCGGCCAAAACCTGAACGAGGGGCAGATCCGCACTGTATTCCATCTACAATCAATGCTCCCAGATCACACCACGGGAAGCCGCCCATTCCGGCAAGTCCGCCGCGTAGTGTTTTTCGATTTCATTGCGCTTGAGCTTCAGCGTGGGGGTCACCAGACCATTCTCCACGCCCCAGGGCTCCTTGCACACCACCAGGGAGGCAAGCCGCTCATGAGGGTCGAGTTGATTGTTTACCCGGGTCAGCAATTCATTCAGTTGCTGGGTAAAATGCTCTTTCTCAGCGCCTTTGCTCAATTTGCCCTGTTCTTCCGGCGTCAGGTTCAACAAAGCGATGGGCTGCGACATATTCGCCCCAATCACGCATACCAGCTCGACACCAGGCTGGCTGGCCAGACGGTTTTCGATCGGTGCCGGCGCCACGTACTTCCCTTTCTCGGTTTTAAAGATCTCCTTGATCCGCCCGGTAATCCGCAACCGGCCGCCTTCATCGATCTCACCCACGTCACCGGTTTTCAGCCAACCGTCCTCGGACAGCACCTCAGCGGTCAAATCCGGCTGCTTGTAATAGCCGCTCATGTTGCCGACGCTGCGAACCAGCACCTCGCCACCTTCACCGATGCGGCATTCTACCCCATCATTGGGGGTGCCGACCCATCCAATCTGCTGATCACCCTGCACCGTGGTATGCGACCACCCGAAGTTCTCGGTCATTCCGTAAACTTCCAGAATCTCCAGGCCCAGCGTGTTGAACCAGGAAATGATCTCGGTGGACAGCGGCGCCGCACCAGACAGCGCCACCCGGCACTCGTCCAGCCCCATGGCTCCCAGCACCTTTTTCTTGATCACCTTGTTCAGCAGCGGAATTTTCAGCAGGGTATTGAGCTTCTTCGGCGGCACCGCCTCCGACGCTTTCTGATAGAACTTGGACCAGATACGGGGCACCGCGAAGAAAAGCGTCGGCTTGGCGCGCTTGATGTCTTCACCAAAGGTATCCAGGGACTCGGCGAAGTAGACGGTGTTTCCGACGTACAGCAGGGCGGTTTCCACCGCCGCCCGTTCCGCCACGTGAGACAGGGGCAGATAGGAGATCATCCGGTCGGATGGCTCCAGGTTATAAACCCGGATCACTTTATCGCCAACGGCGGAGAGACTGCGGTATTGGTGCATCACGCCCTTCGGGGTCCCCGTGGTCCCCGAGGTATAAATGATCGTGGCGAGGTCATCCGGGCCCGGTTGCGCCACCTCGGTCAGCGGCTCATTCTGAGCCACGATGTCAGTCCATACCGGGCAGGACTGAAGTACCTCTTCCGGCGCCAAGGAAAAAGCGACCTGCTCAATCCCTTCCGGCACGCCGTCCTTCATGATGTCCCAGTCGTCCAGCTTGCCGACGAACAACAGGCGGGATCCGCTATGCTCGAGGATCTGCCTTACCGAATCCGCCACCAGGGTCGGATACAGCGGCACACTGACCGCGCCGGCTATCCAGATCGCCAGATCGGCCAGAATCCATTCGGCGCAATTCTTGGACACCAGGGCCACCCGGTCACCGGACTGGATCCCCTGGGCCCGCAGATAGGACGCCATGCGATGGGCCTCATCAGAGACCTCTTTCCAGGTGTATCGGCGAACCCGATCCCCGCCCAGAGGTTGCACCATGGCCACGTCGCCGGGTTGCTGCTGGTAACGATCTTGAAGTGCTTGAATCGGTGTTTTCATGGTTACGTTATTCTGATTCGTCATTGTATTCACCTGTTTCCCAAACCAAGAAGAGAGGCCGTCAAATGCCGCTTCGCCTCGGGAACACGAAGCCGGCGGAAGAGCGCGTACCACAGCACCCAGGTCAACCGCGAGTGGTCATGGGCCCGTTAGAACTGTGTACGATTATTGAGCATAGAGATACAACAGGCAGGGATAAAGAGGTTTGACGGCAAAAAAAGGACGTCCGTCCAAAGTGCACCGTGATCGGGCATTTCGGGCCACGCCTCGGCATGAAGGATGACCCGCCTGGGTCCAAGCCCGGCCTGCTTGAGTGATTGGATCGGGGTGCGGAGCGGAGGAGCAGGGCTTGTCACATGGGCCCAGAAGTAGGGACAGGGTAAGCGTCCGGCGACCCCATCTTGAGTCGACGGTTGCGGCCTTCACGATAGTGTCCACTTATTTCTTAGTGGACACTATCGATGGACCCGTTAAGCGTATCTCAGCCCCAACCTCAACCACGACGTCGCCGTCACTTCTCCCGTGAGTTCAAGGCGCACATCGTGGCCGCCTGTCAGGAACCGGGCGTGTCCGTCTCCCGGATCGCCCTGGACAACCAACTCAACGCCAACCTGGTCCGCCGCTGGATCCGTGAAGCCGAGCAAGCCGGCCAGACAATAACGTCACCCGCGTTTATGCCCTTGGCGGTACCGGTGGCGTCGAGCCCTCCTGACCGGTCTTGCGCCAAGGAGTCGGGTAACCGCATCCGCATTGAAGTGCCCCGCTCCGGCGGACCGGTCATCGTGGAATGGCCCGCCGAGCAAGCCCATCAGTGCCTGGCCCTGTTACGCGAGCTGCTGCGATGATCCGCATCGACGAGATCTGGCTGGCCACCGCGCCACTGGACATGCGCGCCGGACCGGACAAGGCCCTGGCCCGGGTGATCCAGGTGTTCGGTGCGGCGAAGCCACATCAGGCTTACCTGTTCGCCAACCGCCGGGGCAACCGCATGAAAGTGCTGATCCACGACGGCTTCGGTATCTGGCTGTGCGCCCGCCGGCTCCATCGGGGCAAGTTCCACTGGGGTGACGCTTGGCGCGGCGATCAGTTGCGCCTGAATGAAGAACAACTGGCCGCCCTGGTGCAGGGCCTGCCCTGGCAGCGACTGGGCGACGAGGCCGTGATCTCGGTGCTGTAACCACACCTCGTTCCCGTTGGCTATACGCCCAACCTCCAATCGCCCACCGGGCGCTGGCTTGGCATACTGTCCGCATGACCTCGCGCCCTGACCTCAACGCCCTCTCTCCCGACCAACTCCGTGCCCTGGCCACCGAGTTGTTCGATCACTTGGAGAGCAAGGATCGGGTCCTCGCCCAAAATGACCGGACCCTCAGCCAACAAGAAAAAGCGATCCGTCACCGCGACGCGGTGATCGAGAAACAGGCCCACGAACTGGCGCTGCTCAAGCGCCACAAGTTCGCCCGGCGCAGCGAGCAGTTCAAGGGCGTGCAGGGCCAGTTGCTTGACGAACTGATCGACGCCGACCTGGCCGCCATGGAGGCGGAGCTGGCCGAGTTACTTCCAACGCAGGCGCCCCCCGCCGCTGCCAAGCAACAGCCCAAGCGCGCCCCGCTACCGCCCCAACTGCCCCGCACCCTGATCCACCATGAACCCGAGGATACGCAATGCCGCTGTGGGTGTGCGCTCAAGCGCGTCGGCGAGGACATCAGCGAGAAGCTGGACTACGTGCCGGGCGAGTTCACGGTGGAGCGCCATATCCGGGGCAAGTGGGCCTGCGAGCAATGCGAGACCTTGATCCAGGCGCCGGTGCCGAGGCAAGTCATCGACAAAGGCATCCCGACGTCTGGGCTGCTGGCCCAGGTGCTGGTGGCCAAGTACGCCGATCATCTGCCCCTGTACCGCCAGGAGCGCATCTTCGGCCGGGCCGGTCTGGCGATCCCCCGTTCCACCCTGGCCGAGTGGGTGGGCACCTGCGGTGTGTGGTTGCAGCCACTGGTGGATGCGCTCAGAGCCCAGTTGCTAGCCCAGCCGGTGCTGCACGCGGATGAAACGCCGGTAGCGATGCTGGCACCGGGCAAGAAGAAAACCCACCGGGCCTATGTGTGGGCTTACTGCAGCACCTCGTTCTCTGAACTGAAGGCCACGGTCTACGACTTCGCGCCCAGCCGGGCGGGCGCACACGCCCGCGCCTTCCTGGGGGACTGGCATGGCAAGCTGGTGTGTGACGACTACGCTGGCTATAAGGCGGGCTTCGGCGAGGGCATTACCGAGATCGGTTGCCTGGCGCACGCCCGTCGCAAGTTCCACGACCTGCACGTGGCCAACAAGAGTGAGCTGGCCGCCCAAGCGCTGGAGTCCATCGGTGCGCTGTACGGGATCGAGCGAGAGGCGAAGGATCTGCCGGATAAAGACCGCCAGCGCTTGCGCAACGAAAAAGCCCGGCCCATCGCCGACGCCCTGCACCAATGGATGATCTCCCGACGGCAAAAAGTCCCGGACGGCTCGGGTACGGCCAAAGCCCTGGACTACAGCCTGAAACGCTGGGCGGCGCTGACGCGCTACCTGGACGATGGCGCGGTGCCGATCGACAACAACCGGGTGGAAAACCAGATCCGCCCCTGGGCGCTGGGGCGCAATAACTGGCTGTTCGCGGGCTCTCTGCGCAGTGGTCAACGTGCGGCCGCCGTCATGAGCCTGATCCAGTCGGCGAAGCTGAACGGCCACGATCCTTATGCGTATCTGAAGGATGTGCTGGCTCGGCTGCCGACGCACAAGAACAACGCCATCGACGAACTCCTGCCGCAAAACTGGGCGCCGACCTCCGCCTGACAAGGTGGGATTACCGGACGCTTACGGGACAGGAGCTCATCGTATCCTAAATATAAAAAACCCCCGGCACGTTCGTGACGGGGGTCTTTTATATTTAAGAGCCTGACGATGACCTACTCTCACATGGGGAAGCCCCACACTACCATCGGCGCTGAGCGGTTTCACTTCTGAGTTCGGCAAGGGATCAGGTGGTTCCCACTCGCTATAGTCGTCAGGCAAACCGGCTTGGGATCTGTTTTGACAGATCACCAAATCTGTTTACCTCACTGGTATAACCAGCAAAGTATTCTGAGAAATTAGGAAGTCCAGCGTCAGAGCGTTATCCAACACTCATTCTATCAGATGCAGTTCAACTGCTTTGGCGTTATATGGTCAAGCCTCACGGGCAATTAGTACGGGTTAGCTTCACGCCTTACGGCAGCTTCCACACCCCGCCTATCAACGTTGTGGTCTTCAACGGCCCTTTAGGGGAATCAAGTTCCCAGAGAGATCTCATCTTGAGGGAGGCTTCCCGCTTAGATGCTTTCAGCGGTTATCCCGTCCGAACGTAGCTACCCGGCAATGCCACTGGCGTGACAACCGGAACACCAGAGGTTCGTCC
This sequence is a window from Alloalcanivorax dieselolei B5. Protein-coding genes within it:
- a CDS encoding AMP-binding protein, whose product is MTNQNNVTMKTPIQALQDRYQQQPGDVAMVQPLGGDRVRRYTWKEVSDEAHRMASYLRAQGIQSGDRVALVSKNCAEWILADLAIWIAGAVSVPLYPTLVADSVRQILEHSGSRLLFVGKLDDWDIMKDGVPEGIEQVAFSLAPEEVLQSCPVWTDIVAQNEPLTEVAQPGPDDLATIIYTSGTTGTPKGVMHQYRSLSAVGDKVIRVYNLEPSDRMISYLPLSHVAERAAVETALLYVGNTVYFAESLDTFGEDIKRAKPTLFFAVPRIWSKFYQKASEAVPPKKLNTLLKIPLLNKVIKKKVLGAMGLDECRVALSGAAPLSTEIISWFNTLGLEILEVYGMTENFGWSHTTVQGDQQIGWVGTPNDGVECRIGEGGEVLVRSVGNMSGYYKQPDLTAEVLSEDGWLKTGDVGEIDEGGRLRITGRIKEIFKTEKGKYVAPAPIENRLASQPGVELVCVIGANMSQPIALLNLTPEEQGKLSKGAEKEHFTQQLNELLTRVNNQLDPHERLASLVVCKEPWGVENGLVTPTLKLKRNEIEKHYAADLPEWAASRGVIWEH
- the tnpA gene encoding IS66-like element accessory protein TnpA encodes the protein MDPLSVSQPQPQPRRRRHFSREFKAHIVAACQEPGVSVSRIALDNQLNANLVRRWIREAEQAGQTITSPAFMPLAVPVASSPPDRSCAKESGNRIRIEVPRSGGPVIVEWPAEQAHQCLALLRELLR
- the tnpB gene encoding IS66 family insertion sequence element accessory protein TnpB (TnpB, as the term is used for proteins encoded by IS66 family insertion elements, is considered an accessory protein, since TnpC, encoded by a neighboring gene, is a DDE family transposase.); this encodes MIRIDEIWLATAPLDMRAGPDKALARVIQVFGAAKPHQAYLFANRRGNRMKVLIHDGFGIWLCARRLHRGKFHWGDAWRGDQLRLNEEQLAALVQGLPWQRLGDEAVISVL
- the tnpC gene encoding IS66 family transposase, whose protein sequence is MTSRPDLNALSPDQLRALATELFDHLESKDRVLAQNDRTLSQQEKAIRHRDAVIEKQAHELALLKRHKFARRSEQFKGVQGQLLDELIDADLAAMEAELAELLPTQAPPAAAKQQPKRAPLPPQLPRTLIHHEPEDTQCRCGCALKRVGEDISEKLDYVPGEFTVERHIRGKWACEQCETLIQAPVPRQVIDKGIPTSGLLAQVLVAKYADHLPLYRQERIFGRAGLAIPRSTLAEWVGTCGVWLQPLVDALRAQLLAQPVLHADETPVAMLAPGKKKTHRAYVWAYCSTSFSELKATVYDFAPSRAGAHARAFLGDWHGKLVCDDYAGYKAGFGEGITEIGCLAHARRKFHDLHVANKSELAAQALESIGALYGIEREAKDLPDKDRQRLRNEKARPIADALHQWMISRRQKVPDGSGTAKALDYSLKRWAALTRYLDDGAVPIDNNRVENQIRPWALGRNNWLFAGSLRSGQRAAAVMSLIQSAKLNGHDPYAYLKDVLARLPTHKNNAIDELLPQNWAPTSA